ATAAGCacatcatcatttttggatttaatgaaaagtgtagtgtcaatcttgccatgggaaaatttattttctagtagaaaaccactaaacctctcataccaagctttaagagtttgcttcaatccatacaaggctttagacaactggtatacatgatctagacatttatgattttcaaaatcaggtggttgttctacatacacttcttcattaatatagtcattaaggaaagtgcttttaacatccatttgaaacaatttaaaatttttaaaacggcataagcaagtagcatatgaatggcttccatcctagcaacaggagcatatgtttcatcaaaatatatcccctcctcctgattataatcttgggcaactagtctaaccttatttctagttactgccccattctcatctttcttatttttatatacccatttagttccaataaatgtatgatcattaggcttaggaactagggtccacactttgcttctttcaaattgattaagttcctcttgcatggacatcacccaagactcatcttctcttacttctttaatatttttaggtttttcttgggacaagaaagtagaatgattcactaggtttttcaaggaggatcttgtggctacaccacgggaaggttcacctatgatttgatctctGTGGTGGtctctaatgaatttccaatccctaggcaagtcctgaatttcattgtcattgttattatcttcagatgatttatcattaatttctgaattcttacttgcattgttttcaatagataacttgtttTAGCATTTTCTAACGTCagtgtcatcttcatcatttttcttagaaaacggatttgattcatcaaatacaacatgaatagatttaatgacagttaaggttcttttattgaaaactctatatgctttactattaagagagtaacctaggaaaatgccttcatcacatttagaatcaaattttcctatatgctcattatccctaagcataaacatttacaaccaaaaacatgaaagtaggaaatactatgtctatggttgttccacaattcataaggggttttttgagtgaaggtctaatcaacaccctatttttgacataacatgcaatatttatggctttagcccaaaaatatttaggtagtttatgctcattcaacatggtcctacccatttcttgcaatgacctattctttctttctaccacaccattttgttaaggggtctTAGGTGCAAATaagttgtgtgatataccctctaagtcacaataatcttctatgccttcatttttaaattcagtgcctctatcacttcttatgtgagttatcttatagcctttttcattttgaattctcctgcaaaacttagtaaattgttcacatgattcatttttatgtgagagaaatagcacccatgtgaacctagaaaagtcatcaacaataaaaaaatcatatgatttaccaccaagactttacacaaaattaggaccaaacaaatccaagtgaagcatttcaagtgatctagtggtagatataaatttcttttttcttaaagttagatcttgtttgcttacccatttgacatgcatcacagattttatttttcacaaatgatgttttaggcaagccttttactaaatcttttcttactagttttgacaataagtccatgttagcgtgtcctaagtgcctatgccataaccaactagtttcatttattgcagaaaaataagttacttgttgtgaagctataTTATCAAAATTAGTCGTATATACATTTTTATGCCGATCTGCAGTGAAAAGAGTTTTATGATTTGATTTATTCTCAACtgtacatttatcattttcaaatgaaaccttatatcctttatcacataattgactaatgcttaacaaattatgcttcaagccatcaactaatagaacatcatcaataattagtgaaggatccttaccgacctaACTTATGCCAATGATGCggccctttgcattgtcgccatacgtcacataccctccatccttgggagtgattgaagcGAATTTTGCGTTGTTGCCGGTTATGTGCCATGAGCActcgctatccaagtaccatctgtcctttgaagaggacgatctcaaacatacCTATAAGATAGACCAAGTAACTAGCGTTGATCCTCAAATtatgttgggtccacgggggttagtaactagatcacccttaactgcccacacctttctaatttttacaattctatttctaagtgggcagTCAAATTGAATGTGGCCGATTTGCTTGCACTTAAagcatttcattctacacttaagATCTTTAGGTGCGATTTGAGATTTAAATTCACATGTAAAATTTCCCAAGTAAAGATTCCGTTTTCTAATATTCTCAACACCATTAAAActaagaccctctttacttagataATTTCTTTGGACACcgagtagtttttcaaaattgcgttggccctcggtgaatttaaaagcaattttggagctatcctccaattttctctcaagctcagcaataatcaaatctttttctttcaaaatcaaaacatgagaggtttttgcaattccaaacaattttgactagtttttgcattttttttttttcaaatcatcattttctttggtcattttactcaacagtttagagacacaaatatattcaaattgtaattctctaaaagtaggcatgttattagattcacaatcatcagaagaataatatgaaaataaagagtaagaaggcgatacctcatcatcatgtgccatcaagcacaaattagcaacctctgagtcactacggtctgagtctgagtcactgctacttagtttatcctaTGAAGTGTCTattttcatggctttcttctttttcttggcatCCTTTTTCAATAGTGGGCAATCCGATTTGATGTGCCCAagcttgttgcaattgtagcacgtgggagcatttgatttttcttttctttcactaAACTCTCCTTTCTtagatgtagactccctatatcttttatatgaatttctattcttcctgaagaatttgTTGAATTTTCTAATTAACATGGCCATACCGTCCTCAGAATTAGGTTCgctacattcactagatgtattaatggaagttttcaatgcaatCATCTTCTTTACCCTATcatgttcattaagtctctcatttatagctagttcataagtaatcagtgaacctattaattcatctaatgttatggccttaaggtctctaccctcggAAATGGTCGTAACCTTAACTTCtcaaataggaggcaagcctcaaaggatcttcctaatcatctcatatgtaggataggtcttacctaatgcatgcagtgagtttataatgtgtgtgaatctagtgtatacactctgaatggactcacctacattcatcctaaaagcctcatattcactagtcagcatatctatcctactatcttttacatccctagtaccttcatatgtgacttcgaatttatcccagatttcttttgcaatagtacatgtcattactctattaaactcattcacatcaagaccacaatacagattATTCATAGTAgtgacatttaaactaacaacttttatgtcatcatcattatattcttcctcagttttaggaactctagttgtaccctctgttttcataggaacataatttgcCTTAGAGGCAACCCTTCACACCTTCCAattctatattttgaaggtagatgtgcatcctctgttcctagaaggtgtaattaataccactgaaaatcggaggtcgtgtggaagatggtccctcaaggaaaggggtcatGGTACTATGagtcatctaagatcttttgcaaattaaTTATTAAGTCTATgttacgtggctctgataccaattgttagttttaccgtaATCCCAACAGGGGGGTGAACTagcattttcaaaattaatgccctaggtcaatcccctaacagcagtattacacaaccctaaggtcaatttagtgcaGAAAAGTTAAGTCAATTTAAATATACagtggaaattaaattgcacaattagattaaccaagcatgcacgaGAGtagtaaataaagatgacacccaaaaatgttatctaGGTTTagaaaactgcctacgtcctcacctagGCTAACAAGAaaaaggattaccactataagctcacttaatgggtgcaacggcacctaaacaaccaggtcaattagcacagggctgacttacacctttacaaccaatccttaccgggctaaattactgccccctcaggccacgcctagaatacaacaatattttcacaatatgaccggtacaatgattatgcttctttgtaaagcagatatgtaccaaatataATCAATGacatgcacatcaacagtatagaatatgtaagcttagtgatgtcaatatttgtgcaaacaacactcaacaagatgtgatcactAAAATGTTTAAGAGTGTTCCAGAAAAGCTATATTTTGaaataagttatatcaaatctcaataacaaatcaggaTAAATAAGAGAATAGTGTCTCTCAACCACTAGCTAGAAGAAAGGCTAAAGATTATTGTTGCAACAGGAGGGAGAAATAAGAGAATAGTGTCTCTCAAAACATTAAGCACAacggaataaatacaacaagtaaataaacacaaccaaaaaatgataaacaacaagaacaacaacaagatttacatggttcggcaaagccttaATCCACGGAAAcaatggcacaagaatttcactaatgAAATCACAAGGTACACAATACATTTCTCAAATAATCACACACCCTGTTAATACACACCCAGAAGACATATAACAGTCCCTCGGAGGTTTCTCTTtgattacccaaccaccccaacgttcaaactcaaaattcaaaaaactgctcgtTGCCTAGGCACATTCTGTAATAACCTCAAAATTTCTctcattatatatataatcatacctatgcagcaaaaacataagtcatacaatcatatttactatacaataccagaattcagttcATACAGACTATATatagccataaaacatttccttccagtatcatctaccccaaaaaaaCAAAACTCTGTCACAAACTCACCCAACAATCAAGGTAATCAAGAAATCtatatctacgagcctgatctgctcgcctaattggctcacctgaaaaatgttagaataatagggtgagtcaacgctcactAAGTataaatatgctattactagtgtgtggcgactaagttatatacatatactttaaataacatctgaactgtaataaaatgataagtctgtaaagcatatcttatatttttcgcagtttaaaacataattgtatcatctaaatttttctacttttcacactactagtatcatactatatttatcaaatactgtaaaactgtatacatatacataactgtactttaaccctggaactctgtatgtcatgatttgaccccttatgatagggttgtgcggcccgtaggcgggacctaatctggtcggccctctagataagtcactatactctactctacctcagtccggccaaactgcatactctcttaggtgtgggactagctgctacctcatcaaactagccccctcaacccaaagaattggggagctgcatcctctccaagcacagttgacggtacccacacactatctgagatatgtggttgcactctatctgtattagcaatggtatCGTACTTTGTATTTTGTATCTATATCTGTATCTTTCTGTAatattttcacagggatctgatactatatatacacatatatatactcttttactattttcatcatgtttccaaaataacaatAACATTATAACTccgtactgtaaatattgtaatgtttgtagcattttgatgctaaaactgtatcatctgtctgtatactctatctgtataatctatctgtatactctgagtattatggcatttaggaaaacatagctttctatatacactgcatatactgatttgaataaacatttgtatactatatatatatatatatagtctttgtaatcatttgaataaaaactacatatgtatacacattctgtctatataaaatttgtaaatatctaactatatatataatttctaataacataagtaaatctcctagcgtagcatatttcccttacctagtttctgaaaagccatAAAaatactctagccctacacccgcagggttcttcactcaacactttgaaaacgacatcccccagaacaaaacatcagtattttcctgcatacaacattttctataaccgcagggaaagcatattctaaataaaacaccttactttgaatttgggatgaatttcaaaccacctTCACCAAAAATCtactccggcaaacttgcagagaacttccctaagagcgtcgtggtggcttcagatcgttgatctggcAAGAGACGGGgctgggatcgaagagagaaggggagaggggcgtagagagagaaatagagggtTTCCTGCGCAAATTTCGCATGAAAAatctaggttttcactatttataggcccagattcgtcgacaagacacgtcatcttgtcgacgagtccttaaagaatttcatcgacaaacttcctcccttgtcgacaaatttcaaactgccccaaaacctctctcggtattttctcgtcgacaaaacttgtCCTTGCCAACGAGCTCCTTttatatcctcgtcgacaaattccctgtgttcatcgatgagaacccttctaattttttgggttattacacattcgtcgatgagtacagggGATTCATAGAAGATCCATAGAAGGCCACTCGTCAATGAgaacagggcattcgtcgacgagcccatttgTTGCTCTCGATATCTTAGGATCTCTGAAATTTTTCTACTCTCgggatctactcgtcgacgagcacgtggccctcgttgacgaattcgtGTTGTGCTACTCCTTTCtgtttttcttccctttttgtttatgaaatccaaagtataagagccatacaccataaataacaatctccaccttggcgattatacacccCTTGGGAGAATCTCGAAAATCATTTGATTGCTCCAGCTTAAACTTGAAGCGCTCAGTTGGGTTTGTATCCCTTTTATCaattggagacatgaagtaagtccaagcaatgcttgaacttctcaaaAGTAACTGATTTCGTTAGAATATCCACTGTATTTttagacgtgtgaactttctccaacacaagctcacccgaagcaatcaattctcaaaccctgtggaacctcaaatcaatgtgcttggttctagcattaTATTTGATTCTTttccaagtaaatgacactctgactatcacaatgtagcaccactccatcttgttGTAACCCCAGCTCTCTAATTAAACCAATAacccataaggcttcctttgcagttttaGCAACTATCATATATTTCATCTCAATCTtggataatgctaccagagactgtaccatggatctccaatatACCAGTCCTCCTataagggtaaacacatatctcgTTAtggaccttctgtcatccatatctccaacaTAATCAACTTCAACAAACCCAACAACTAAAGGAGAACcctattgcttgccgaacatgatgccatatcccgatgtaccccgtaagtatctaagAATCCATTTGAAGGCTTCCCAATGTTGCCTTcttggattagaaagaaacttacttaccacgctcaccacatgagccaaatctggtctcgtacataccatgacatgcatcaaactccccacaacactagcatagaggacctttgacatgtcccagattttctcatccgtacttgggcaatctgcagtagacaacttgaaatgattgcCTAAATGTGTATgcaccgtcactaataatagaccaatagtgacggttttacaatcgtcactaataataagtaatagtgacggttttagaaccgtcactaataatagagcaatagtgacgaatctaaaatcatcactaataatagagaattagtgacagttttaaaaccgtcactaataatagagaaatagtgacgattttgaaaccgtcactaatactatggttttagtgatgatttttggtCAATTTGGTGCAGAATTTATAATGACTTGCTTAGGTCTTTAATGActgttttaatccgtcactaatactctattattagtgacggtttaaaaaattcgtcactaataagtattagtaatagtaggtatagcgacaaattgaaaaccgtcactaatactaatagtgatgattttgtgagtattagtgacgatttaaaaccgtcactaataaccttattttttgtattgAATCTACCCATGTTACCTTAGCCATTCCTTCCAGTTGAGTATCAAATAGAgtcttagtcattccttgttgcacaagaatgtccttcactctcctctaccataaaccaaagttcttggttccatcaaatttgacaatgtcaaatcttgcagaagacgatcccaaTGCCATAACAGCAatctctctaataccaatttgttgtgatatagATAGGATAAATATGAAGCACGGCGGAATAAAtataacaagtaaatgaaacacaaccagaaaatGATAAAGAACAAGAAAAGCAATGAGATTTACGTGGCTTAGCAAAACCTTcatccacggaagtaatgacacaagaatttcactaagaaaatcaTAAGGTACACAACACACTTCTCAAACACAACCTATTAATACACACCCAGAATGACATATAACAGTCCCTCGAAGGTTTCTCTCCGATTACCTAACAAcaccaatgttcaaattcaaaattcaaaaaactgctcaTAGCCTAGGCCCATTCATTGACGAGTACAAGGAATTCTTCGATGATCCATAGAAGGTCACTCATTGACGAGAACATGACATTCGTCGACGCGCCcattttctgctctcggtatcttagGACCTCTAAATGTTTTCTACTTTCGGGATCTACTCCTCAAAGAGCACAGGGCACTCATCAACAAGTCCCTGCTGTGCTGCCcctttatgtgtttttttttttccttctttattgatgaaattcaaaatataagagccacacaccataaacaacatagCATTTGGAAACTTAATTTATAGATGAATTCAGAAAAACCAAAAATTAAACTACAAATAACTCTATTTGAACatcaaaaattgaatttgaattgtcATTGTAACAATTAATTAGAAACCAAAGAATAATTGTCCAAGAGCTTTAAACTAGAATTAGAGAAGTTTTGATTGAGTTTTGAACGCGATAAAAAGTAGTTGTGTAATAATTGTAGAAAACTAATAGTTTTGACGGCCTAGAATTAACATGaggtttgatttcaaaaatgaaaactaaacaaaCTCAAAATAGTATAAAAGCATTAGTAGTTGtagaagaaaagatattttagagagagaaaaaaatagaCAAAAACTTAGAGTAAAATAGAAGTCAAAATACGCACATGGGAGACGGCTAGGGCAGGGTAAGCATGTGTGCTAGGATAGCAAAAAATGTCACTCTATAGCCCATCCTTTGAAGATACCAATTATGGTTTAGTATGATATATGTAATTGCAAGACGAAACCTTTTTTCTTACAATCAATATGGGACAAATTTGAAGCATACCCAATCACACACTCAACTTGGAGAGAGCTCCCCTAGACCAAAGATTTAAAATTTGCCATTGAGATTAACCATGTCCTCAGAAACCTCATAATAGTAGaactttataaaatataaaatggtTTTTTTTTCCCATAAACTATGATTATGTTTGGGATTAtgaatatcaatttttttttggtttaaaattaaatttgtgaGATTTTAACAAAGTCTATTAATATGCTacatttaaattcataaaatttaaaatcaaaatcgaaattagAAACTCCCACATATGAAATAAGTTTTTTTCATTAAGTAATGATCAAAATTATGACTTATGAGGAGGAGATGGACTCGCTTATTCCTTGTGTTAATTAAGTAAACAGGACTATAGGGTCTTGGTCTTCCGTCGTCCAAATTCCCATGTCAATTGCCGTGAAGAGTGTTGCCCTTTTTCTCTTTATTCACACAATAGGTCCATATTCCCCTATCTATTTGTTAACCATATTCAAATCTTAGATAAGATCCATATTGAATCTTCAATTGAAATGCATATATGAGTCCAAAATAAGGATAGGGATTGTGTTTTCacactgcctctctctctctctctctctctctctctctctctctctctctctctctctctctctctctcaatgggATTAGATTTTCAAAAGCATGATTTAACAGTTTAGTAAACTTGAATgattttgtttttattgatgaaatgaaattttaagatgctttttctatattgttattatttGAATAAGAGGTGCGTGAGGACCTAATTAATTTAGGGGCCAACTGACTTTTTGAAATTTTACATCCATCAATCAAGGAGGCATATTTCAAACCCTaattaaaaatatgtaaaaaaacTCTGAATTAAAATATGTGAAACTCTTCTAAAATTTTAAGGATATATTTAACTTCCTTTCctaagatttggaaattttggtGCACCACCTCATTGACATTTAATTTTTAAGGTAGTTACACCATTCTTCAAACTTATGTTTTTGCAAATGCCAAGAAAGATTTCATGTGTTTCTACTAAATTTTAGGGTTGGtttgttaaattttttaagttttaaggggaacatttctcctttttctaaaatttaatgGAAATCTAAGAAAATTTTGTAATCATAAGAGGTTCGCATCTTAATGCTAAATCTCGAGATTGAAAATGATGAGAGGTTAGTCTCTTTCACCTGATcctattatattaaaataatattattttatgtaaatcTATAATCATCGTAGACTCGTGTGATAGCGTCATGTCTATAATTATCACGAATTCACATGATAACATCAAAGTGAGCCAAGTAAGTTGGTCTCACTTTACTTTATCCATTCATGTGGACCCTTAATTCTATTTGATTCACTCTACTATTAATTTATTATCACATAAATCCATAATATTATGAACCCTTGGTTTTCACTACTTCTTGGAACAAATTACTATCATTGTCAAcatttttttcacaaattttactattttcatatttggcatttgagagagagaggtgtTTCACGTGGATCTTGCTCATGTCGTTTAGCTCTTTTATCTGCCCATGTGGGAGAAATTACtgcacaaaaataaataaaaaccaagTCATCGAATTCTTTGTTTCCAATTTcagatattttatttattcataatacttgGGATAAGATGACAAACTTTGCTAGTCTATCAAATTTGACTAGCGTTTCCACACTCAATAAGTTCGCCGGAAAATTACTAGTATATATCCTCGATCGGTCGGCTACAATATTTTAGCTAATTTGGGTTAAAATTAACCAAAGATCGGTAAGTTTGTCCGGCCTGCCACCCGGTGGGGATCACGTTGGAAGCAACAAGAGTCTTGCCGGACTCGCCGGAGGTAAGCCGGATGGTGAAAGGGGGTTGCAATGTCGAGCCGGAGTTGAGCTTCCAGACTGCACCCCATGACTCTTGCATGGAGAGCCAGGTGCCGGAGCCGCCAGCCTCCCGGAGGTCGACGCTGGCGAGGTCTCCGTCGCCGTCCTCGTACTCAATCAGAGTTGCAAAGTAGTTGGGGTTCGAACCCGCGTCGACGTGGAATGTCACAGACTTACCAGGGTAGTTGCATGCGACTCTGCTCCAACCCCCGAAAAAAATTAGAAGAGAATAATTTACCGTAATAATTACTTTGGAATGATTAAAAATAAATCTATAtatgtttagagagagagagagagagagagtaggcgACGAAAGCGCCTACCTTCTATATTGAATGGGGAGGACCCCGGCGTTGCGCAAGTTGTCGCGGCGGTCGTTGGAAACGGCCATGGCGCCGAAGGCAGTCCCGCTGAGATCAAAGTGAGCTTGGGACGAGTCACATCCTGGACAGTCATCCGTAATCACTACGGTCACTGGATTCCCCGAGCATGCCGCATTTGCCGTGCATTTTACCTgatcatatacatacatatgacGACATTAATTGTTTGTATACATGTGATTATTGAATTAGCTAATCCATCAACCAAATCAGGTTAGCTATAGTAAACTAATTAATTATAAGTGTGATAAACGGCCGTCGCACCTCATAGCAAGCTCCGCAGCCCTTGCCGGAATCGTAAATAGAAGGGCCTCCGGCAGCTATCATAGAAGAGAATGGGGCTTGTCCTACAGCATTCCCATACCCACATGCACCGCCTGTGTACACACACAATAATATTAACAAATAATCATGTCTACGCAAACATACTTTTCAagaagtttctctctctctctctctctctcacacacacacacactctctctctctctctctggtggAAGATTaagtatatatattatgtgtaccGTCGCTGCCGTCACCGTTGGCGCCGCCATACCAGGTGGCCTGGCCGGTGGACCAGTCGCCGGAGTCGTAAGATTGGGCCCATTGGGGGGTCGATAAATTGAAGCTCTTAGGGTGGAAGCAGAAGCAAGGGTTGAGCAGAAGAGGGAAGAGAGCCAGGAGAGTGACAACGGGGAGATGAAAAACCAGAGGAGCCATTGATTTGTTGATTAAGGTAGCGTATGTAAATTACTACACTCACACGCACCAGCAGGTAGAGATTGATCTCTGCTCTTGCCGGGGAAGGGTAGCTTACTAGCAGCTAATAGTCTAGTGTTGATGGGTTTGATGCCTGCAACGTAACTCGGTATTTATAGGGAAAGAAGTACTAGGAGCCCATGACTTCCATGGCTAGTGTGGCTCAATTCTATATGCGTGTCGTCATCTTGACCAAAAAAAATACACGTGTCAACAtctgagaattttattttttttaagggtTAAGTAGAATGTgatatcaatttttcaaaaatttcctTCCGTAATCTATTTGGATCAAGTAATTTCTTTCcagttaaaaataataataaagaaaattattttctattatattttctcttaatACATaacaaatactattaaaaataaaaaattaatttaataagttaaaaaataataaaaataaaatactaataatatttaaaattaaatttcaactcattattatatatttatttttactttttttgataa
This region of Malania oleifera isolate guangnan ecotype guangnan chromosome 10, ASM2987363v1, whole genome shotgun sequence genomic DNA includes:
- the LOC131166005 gene encoding expansin-B15-like — its product is MAPLVFHLPVVTLLALFPLLLNPCFCFHPKSFNLSTPQWAQSYDSGDWSTGQATWYGGANGDGSDGGACGYGNAVGQAPFSSMIAAGGPSIYDSGKGCGACYEVKCTANAACSGNPVTVVITDDCPGCDSSQAHFDLSGTAFGAMAVSNDRRDNLRNAGVLPIQYRRVACNYPGKSVTFHVDAGSNPNYFATLIEYEDGDGDLASVDLREAGGSGTWLSMQESWGAVWKLNSGSTLQPPFTIRLTSGESGKTLVASNVIPTGWQAGQTYRSLVNFNPN